A stretch of Fusarium poae strain DAOMC 252244 chromosome 2, whole genome shotgun sequence DNA encodes these proteins:
- a CDS encoding hypothetical protein (SECRETED:SignalP(1-20)~MEROPS:MER0002489) translates to MPSLSKIAAVAAGALTLVDAKACPPLGAVFPPPQAPGESPLVQKAAAALKTGLEARIVSQFNNSGLAIGVKSIHEEDPLFTYHFTPPNPGEGSDKVDEDTVFRIASGSKLFTALAARVNEKIDLQASVLKYLPELNKTAGDDDILSLKWEDITVGSLASHLSGVGVDMAQDLAIVGAKPWAPFGLPDIPKGKGPNCSGLPGTIPCTREDLLEQVNLRPPVYAPFTNPVYSNVGHALLGLVLEAAEDMPFEDIIKRDILDVVGMKSTYVDKTPPTKDLFIPKKEPTWNSTLAVFDSAGGMFSSVSDMLLLAEVGGPWEILRSDNITSDGRLIDIYTKSGDLGLYHSQTVLIPDYDIVISIMSGGLEATANPYVTGTILSAIIQNLLPAIEKVGRDEAKDTFAGTYEDKETNSTITFAQDSGPGFKIKDWQMRGFDVLNNIGNYNFNALESGASTKTPYVDARMYPSNLAGKNETAWRAVFDKTDSNTDAEFEKDLFFKDGTCQTWFQQDRMVYNYLPLDLFVFVEGEDGVSEAVKSPAFNITLTKI, encoded by the exons ATGCCTTCTCTCTCCAAAATCGCAGCTGTGGCTGCAGGTGCTCTCACCCTCGTCGACGCCAAAGCATGTCCCCCACTCGGCGCCGTCTTCCCACCACCTCAAGCACCAGGTGAAAGTCCCCTGGTTCAAAAAGCCGCAGCAGCACTCAAAACCGGTCTCGAAGCCAGAATAGTGTCCCAATTCAACAACTCTGGTCTTGCTATCGGTGTCAAGTCAATTCACGAGGAGGATCCTTTGTTTACTTACCACTTCACACCGCCTAACCCAGGTGAAGGTTCTGACAAGGTTGATGAGGATACTGTTTTTCGCATTGCTAGTGGTTCAAAGCTGTTCACTGCTTTGGCCGCGCGTGTGAATGAGAAGATTGACTTGCAGGCTTCTGTCTTAAAGTATCTTCCTGAGCTTAACAAGACggctggtgatgatgatattcTGTCGCTGAAGTGGGAGGATATCACTGTTGGGTCGCTTGCCAGTCACCTCTcaggtgttggtgttgaca TGGCTCAGGATCTGGCAATTGTTGGCGCCAAGCCCTGGGCACCATTCGGCCTACCTGATATTCCCAAGGGCAAAGGTCCCAACTGCTCTGGTCTCCCCGGCACTATCCCTTGCACCAGAGAAGACCTTCTCGAGCAGGTCAATCTTCGACCTCCTGTCTACGCCCCCTTCACTAACCCAGTCTACTCCAACGTAGGCCACGCCCTTCTCGGTCTTGTGCTCGAGGCTGCTGAAGACATGCCTTTTGAGGACATCATTAAGCGAGACATTCTTGATGTTGTAGGCATGAAGAGTACCTATGTCGACAAGACTCCTCCTACAAAGGATCTTTTCATTCCTAAGAAGGAACCTACATGGAACTCTACTCTGGCCGTCTTTGACTC TGCTGGCGGCATGTTCTCATCTGTATCTGATATGCTTCTCCTGGCTGAAG TGGGTGGACCTTGGGAGATTCTCCGAAGCGACAACATCACCTCTGACGGTCGCCTTATCGACATCTACACCAAGAGTGGCGACTTGGGTCTCTACCACTCTCAAACCGTCCTCATTCCTGACTACGACATTGTCATCTCCATCATGTCCGGCGGTCTAGAAGCCACTGCAAACCCCTACGTAACAGGCACAATTCTCAGCGCTATTATCCAAAACCTCCTTCCCGCTATCGAAAAAGTTGGTCGTGATGAAGCAAAGGATACTTTTGCTGGAACATACGAGGACAAGGAGACCAACTCAACCATTACTTTCGCTCAAGACAGTGGCCCTGgtttcaagatcaaggactGGCAAATGCGCGGCTTTGACGTCCTCAACAATATTGGAAACTACAACTTCAACGCCCTCGAGTCAGGTGCCTCTACGAAAACTCCCTACGTCGACGCCCGCATGTATCCAAGCAACCTAGCCGGAAAGAATGAAACAGCCTGGCGCGCCGTTTTCGACAAGACCGACTCCAACACCGACGCCGAGTTTGAGAAGGATTTGTTCTTCAAGGATGGTACATGTCAGACTTGGTTCCAGCAAGATCGCATGGTGTACAACTACCTCCCCTTGGActtgtttgtttttgttgagGGTGAGGATGGTGTTAGTGAGGCTGTCAAGAGTCCTGCTTTTAACATTACTTTGACAAAG ATCTAG